In Methanothermobacter sp., a genomic segment contains:
- a CDS encoding AMP-binding protein, translating to MVFTEDTIGEFLEKQVKKYPDKEFIVYPDRDLRFTYHEFNERVNLLAKGLLAIGLKKGDHLGIWATNVPDWLTFLFATAKIGVVLVTINTAYKSHELEYVMKQSDMKAIAIIDGFRDVDYIRTIYELVPELKSHERGNLKSKRFPKLKSVIYIGAAKHRGMYNIHELMLLGKHIPDSELEKVKNTLNNDDVINMQYTSGTTGFPKGVMLTHRNILNNGYYIGERQKFTEKDKLCLPVPLFHCFGIVLGVLAILTHAGTLVVLEQFDPLLVLAAVEKEKCTALYGVPTMFIAEFTHPMFDMFDLSSLRTGIMAGSPCPIEAMKRVINDMHMKEVTIVYGLTEASPGITQSSVDDPIEKRVETVGKPLPHIEVKIVDPETGEELGPGQIGEICCRGYNVMKGYYKMPEMTKEVIDEDGWLHSGDLAVMDEDGYYSIVGRIKDMIIRGGENIYPREIEEFLHTMPGIKDVQVVGIPDEKYGEIVGAFVIKEEGADIKEEDVRDYAIERIARYKVPKHVFFVDEFPLTASGKVQKFKLREMAIELLKKEERK from the coding sequence ATGGTTTTCACAGAAGATACAATCGGCGAATTCCTAGAAAAACAGGTAAAGAAATATCCTGATAAAGAATTTATAGTCTACCCTGACCGGGATCTGAGATTCACTTATCATGAATTCAATGAAAGAGTCAACCTATTAGCGAAGGGACTTTTAGCCATCGGACTCAAAAAGGGTGACCATTTAGGTATTTGGGCGACTAACGTCCCAGATTGGTTAACATTCCTCTTCGCCACGGCGAAAATAGGAGTAGTACTCGTCACAATAAACACAGCCTATAAAAGCCATGAACTAGAATATGTGATGAAGCAATCCGATATGAAAGCCATAGCCATCATAGACGGATTCCGTGATGTTGATTATATAAGGACAATTTACGAACTCGTACCTGAACTTAAAAGCCATGAAAGGGGCAACCTTAAAAGTAAAAGGTTCCCAAAGCTTAAAAGTGTCATTTATATTGGGGCTGCGAAGCATCGCGGAATGTATAACATTCATGAACTGATGTTACTAGGAAAGCACATCCCAGATAGTGAACTGGAAAAGGTGAAAAACACCCTTAACAATGACGATGTTATAAATATGCAATATACTTCTGGTACAACAGGATTCCCAAAGGGTGTAATGCTAACACATCGTAACATCCTCAACAACGGCTACTATATCGGTGAAAGGCAAAAGTTCACAGAAAAGGATAAATTATGCCTTCCAGTGCCGCTATTCCATTGTTTTGGGATAGTCCTTGGCGTGCTCGCAATTTTAACCCACGCAGGGACCCTTGTAGTCTTAGAACAGTTTGATCCGTTATTAGTATTGGCTGCAGTTGAAAAAGAAAAGTGCACAGCATTATATGGCGTCCCCACAATGTTCATAGCAGAATTCACACATCCGATGTTTGACATGTTCGATCTCTCATCCCTCAGAACTGGAATCATGGCAGGATCTCCTTGTCCCATCGAGGCCATGAAACGTGTTATCAATGACATGCACATGAAGGAAGTTACCATCGTCTATGGGCTTACAGAAGCATCCCCAGGTATTACTCAGAGTAGTGTGGATGATCCTATAGAAAAAAGGGTTGAAACTGTTGGAAAACCACTCCCACACATAGAGGTTAAGATAGTGGATCCTGAAACAGGTGAAGAACTCGGACCTGGACAGATAGGTGAAATATGTTGCAGAGGATACAATGTGATGAAAGGTTATTATAAGATGCCAGAGATGACAAAAGAGGTCATAGATGAAGATGGATGGCTTCACAGTGGCGATTTAGCAGTCATGGACGAAGACGGTTATTATTCAATTGTTGGACGTATAAAGGACATGATCATAAGAGGTGGTGAAAACATTTACCCAAGAGAGATCGAGGAATTCCTACATACCATGCCAGGGATCAAAGACGTCCAAGTAGTGGGAATACCAGATGAAAAATATGGTGAGATAGTAGGAGCTTTCGTCATAAAAGAGGAAGGCGCTGACATAAAAGAAGAGGATGTTAGAGATTATGCAATAGAAAGGATAGCCCGTTACAAAGTGCCCAAACACGTTTTCTTCGTGGATGAATTCCCACTAACAGCCAGTGGCAAAGTCCAAAAATTCAAATTACGAGAAATGGCAATTGAACTATTAAAAAAAGAAGAGAGAAAATGA
- a CDS encoding cupin domain-containing protein, producing the protein MRAKANIGEKIKKLRKDKEISLEELSKNSGVKKDLIKDIEEGEIIPSLAPLIKISRSLGIRLGTLLDDTIEEGPVIVREGKAEKVIHFSGQEDETSESHLDFYSLAAGKVDRHMEPFIVQVEPHKAKFKLSSHEGEEFIYVLEGEIEILYGKEKYHLKEGDSIYYDSIVPHHLHTRNDKPAKILAVVYTPF; encoded by the coding sequence GTGAGGGCCAAGGCCAACATTGGTGAAAAAATAAAAAAGCTTAGAAAGGACAAGGAGATAAGTCTTGAAGAACTTTCCAAGAATAGTGGAGTTAAAAAGGATCTTATAAAGGATATAGAAGAAGGTGAGATCATACCATCACTCGCTCCCCTTATCAAGATTTCAAGGTCCCTTGGGATCAGATTAGGGACGCTATTAGATGATACAATAGAAGAAGGACCAGTGATTGTAAGGGAGGGGAAAGCTGAGAAGGTCATACACTTTTCTGGGCAGGAGGATGAAACAAGCGAAAGTCACCTCGATTTTTATTCCCTCGCAGCTGGGAAAGTTGACCGGCACATGGAACCATTCATAGTCCAAGTTGAACCCCACAAGGCCAAATTCAAACTTTCATCCCATGAAGGCGAAGAATTCATATATGTGCTTGAAGGAGAAATCGAAATATTATATGGTAAAGAAAAATATCACCTCAAGGAAGGGGACAGCATCTACTACGATTCTATAGTACCACATCATTTACATACACGAAACGATAAACCAGCAAAGATACTGGCAGTAGTCTACACACCATTCTAA
- a CDS encoding DJ-1/PfpI family protein — MRKEYFIILVAALAILAILAFYTTSEKPLSDKRVAIIIFDRYNPIELKAAEKISGNYTIIAANRINRDYDIYIEDMNPKDIGQYDALILIGGSGVYDRVTGKIDDPNMEKVIEIVKEANRQGKIIGAICAAPAILAKAGILNGKEATIYPGLEYILTESGAKYVKRDVVVSGNIITAKNPNVADEFARTIAEKLGR; from the coding sequence ATGCGGAAAGAGTACTTTATAATACTCGTAGCAGCCCTTGCAATTCTCGCCATCCTAGCATTCTACACGACCAGCGAGAAACCCTTATCCGATAAAAGAGTCGCCATTATAATATTTGACAGATATAATCCCATAGAATTAAAAGCTGCGGAAAAAATAAGTGGAAATTATACCATCATAGCTGCTAACAGGATAAACAGAGACTATGACATTTACATTGAAGATATGAACCCAAAGGATATAGGCCAATATGATGCTCTAATACTCATCGGTGGAAGCGGAGTATACGACAGAGTAACAGGGAAAATAGATGATCCAAACATGGAGAAAGTCATTGAAATCGTTAAAGAAGCTAACAGGCAAGGTAAAATTATAGGTGCAATTTGCGCAGCCCCTGCAATACTAGCAAAAGCAGGGATACTAAATGGTAAAGAGGCCACCATATACCCTGGCCTCGAATATATATTAACTGAAAGCGGCGCAAAATACGTGAAAAGGGATGTTGTGGTCTCCGGGAATATAATAACTGCAAAAAATCCTAACGTGGCCGATGAATTCGCAAGGACAATAGCTGAAAAACTCGGAAGATAG
- a CDS encoding thermonuclease family protein, with product MASKKDDTIAATLMGLCCLGILILVVIGGLLPESDTRDNITFNIDKSNETTQPANNTSEQHIYETSGYCYHVVDGDTIDVEGVGRIRLVGVNTPERGQPGYQEAKDFVEEMCLGKTVHLDIDDVKNRDKYGRILAVVYVDNVNLNAELLRRGYAEIMYIPPSEFNPYAWA from the coding sequence ATGGCATCCAAAAAGGATGATACTATAGCAGCCACGCTAATGGGATTATGCTGTCTTGGGATTTTGATATTGGTAGTTATCGGGGGCCTTTTGCCCGAATCAGATACTAGGGACAACATCACATTTAACATTGATAAAAGCAATGAAACCACTCAACCTGCTAATAATACAAGTGAACAGCACATATATGAGACGAGCGGTTACTGTTATCATGTAGTGGACGGTGATACAATAGATGTTGAAGGCGTTGGGCGCATACGCTTAGTTGGTGTCAACACCCCAGAACGTGGACAGCCAGGATACCAAGAAGCAAAAGATTTCGTAGAGGAAATGTGCCTAGGTAAAACAGTCCATTTAGACATTGATGATGTTAAAAATCGTGACAAATATGGTCGAATACTCGCCGTAGTTTACGTGGATAATGTGAACTTAAACGCGGAATTGCTCAGAAGAGGATACGCCGAAATAATGTACATACCACCCTCAGAATTCAACCCATACGCATGGGCTTAA